The following is a genomic window from Verrucosispora sp. WMMD573.
AACGGCCACAGCCGGTCGGCGTGCTCGACCAGTTCGGCGAGCTGCTGTCGACTCAGCCCGACCGACGAGATGGAGGCGTGCACGTCGGCCCGGTACCGGCCGTCGTCGTCCCGTCCCAGCTTCGCCTCCGCGCGTACCTGCACGGTGTGCGCCTCGTCGGTGATCCCGCCGGCCGCCTCCACCGCCGCGTGATGCAGGCAGGAGGCGAACGCGGCGGCCAGCAGCTGCGACGGGGTCAGCCCGGTGCAGTGCGGCGCCAGCGGCGAGGCGAGGGCGGTGGACAGCGCCTCGTCGTCGGTGTGGATGTGACCGCCCTCGGCGGTCGCGGCGGCAACCTCGTTCAGCCAGGAACTCGGCATCGCGTTCCTCCCGTCACTCCCCGCCCGGCTACCCGGGGCCGGACGCGTGAAACCGGGGATCAACCGCCGTGCCGACTCCACTGGGCCACGGCGGCGGCCTCGGTGACCTCCGCCGCTGCCCGCTCCGTCCACGGGCTCACCGCCGCTGGCCGCTGCCGTGGCATCAGTGGCTCGTGCATCGGCACGTACACCCGGGCGTCGACCGCCTCGGCCAGCAGCAGTGCGGCCACCAGGCTGCTCGGCCGCCGGGTGGGGTCCTCGGCGAGGCAGCGCCGGCACAGGTCAGCCACCTCGGCGGGCAGTCCGGGCAACTCCGGCAGCGCCCGCGGTGCCCGGCGTGGCTCCCGCCCGAGCAACTGACTGACGCTGTCCGCCGGGTACGGCAGGCGTCCCGAGAGGCTGTAGTAGAGCAGGACGCCGAGGGCGTAGATGTCGGCCGCCGGGGTCGCCGGAGCCCGGTGCAGCTGCTCCGGCGCCAGGTACGCGGGCGTGCCGACCACGACGCCGTCGGGAGCGGTGTCGGCGGCCCCGGCCGGGGTGGCGATGCCGAAGTCCAGCACCTTCACCCCTACGGGAGTGAGCATCACGTTGGCCGGCTTGATGTCGCGGTGCACGATG
Proteins encoded in this region:
- a CDS encoding OsmC family protein codes for the protein MPSSWLNEVAAATAEGGHIHTDDEALSTALASPLAPHCTGLTPSQLLAAAFASCLHHAAVEAAGGITDEAHTVQVRAEAKLGRDDDGRYRADVHASISSVGLSRQQLAELVEHADRLWPFSSEDGGRHRLTVSPAENGRH
- a CDS encoding serine/threonine-protein kinase; this translates as MRTLDGRYRLEQRIGIGGMSEVWRAYDTVLDRSVAVKLVSPGQPDGTASVERIRSEARSAARLVHPNVASVHDFGTCDTGLGHELPYIVMELAEGQTLAAHLRTGPLDWRIAVRVCAEVSAALAAAHSHGIVHRDIKPANVMLTPVGVKVLDFGIATPAGAADTAPDGVVVGTPAYLAPEQLHRAPATPAADIYALGVLLYYSLSGRLPYPADSVSQLLGREPRRAPRALPELPGLPAEVADLCRRCLAEDPTRRPSSLVAALLLAEAVDARVYVPMHEPLMPRQRPAAVSPWTERAAAEVTEAAAVAQWSRHGG